Part of the Georgenia sp. TF02-10 genome, ACCTCTACCGGCACGAACGGCGGATGCGACGACCCCGCCAGCGTCACCGCCGGGAGCGTCGGCACCACCGCCGGCGGGGACGACGACACCGGCACCAGCGCCGGCACCGGCGCTGCCGACACTGCTGGCACCGCCGGCCTTGACGGTGACGATGGCGACCGGGCAGCCGACGACGGCACCGAGATCGACGCCACCACCGGCACCGGTAGTGGTGTGCCCGCCGACGCCGCCGCGGCTGGGCGGGATCTGGTCCTGGATCCCGAGCCGGGGGAGGTGGCCGAGCTCGCCGGGTACGGACCCATCAGCCCGGACGTGGCCCGCGCGCTGGCCGCCGGTGGGACCTGGCGCCGCCTGATCACCGACCCCCTCTCCGGCACCGTCCTGGACGTCGGCCGCACCCGCTACCGGCCCCCCGCCGACCTCGCCGAGCACGTCCGCACCCGCGACCGCACCTGCGTCCGCACCTGCGTCCGCCCCGGCTGCACCACCCCCGCCGAACGCTGCCAGATCGACCACACGCGCGCCTTCTCCCAGGGCGGGAAGACCGCCGCCGCCAGCCTCGGCGCGCAGTGCACCACCGACCACGCCCTGAAGTCCGCCGGGACGTTCAAGACCACCCAGCCCACCCCCGGGGTCTTCGAGTGGCTCACCCCCACCGGGCACGCCTACCGCCGCAACCTCGACGGCACCACCACCCCCTTGAACACCTGGCGAGGTCGAGCACGCGCCGGCACGGTCGGCACTTTCGGCACCGCCGGCACCAACGGCGACGACGAGTACGGCGACCCGCCCTTCTGACCAGGCCTCCGCGCCGACCACCACGGACACCAGCGGCCACCTTCGGCGCGGCCAGCGCTGCCAGTGAAGACCGGACCACGCCGCCGAATCAACACCTGCCGCATGGTTTCTCCCTCTCCCCCGGCGAGGCACCCGCACCGAGGACAGGCGACCAGCAGGCGCTGACGGGACACAGAGAACCGGACACAGCAGTGGCCACCCGGCAGCCACACCCACAGCCCTGCACCGGTCTCCGGCCGCCGTCGGGGAGAATCGACACCATGGCCCGCACGTCCACCCCACCGCCGCCGCCCGCCGCGGAGCACATCGTCGACATCGACGTCTCCACCGAGATGCAGGGCTCCTTCCTGGAGTACGCCTACTCGGTCATCTACTCCCGCGCGCTGCCCGACGCCCGGGACGGCCTCAAGCCCGTCCAGCGCCGGATCCTCTACCAGATGGACGCGATGGGCCTGCGCCCGGACCGCGGGCACGTGAAGTCCGCCCGCGTCGTCGGGGAGGTCATGGGCAAGCTGCACCCGCACGGGGACGCCCCGATCTACGACGCCATGGTCCGCATGGCCCAGCCCTTCGCGCTGCGCCTGCCGCTGGTGGACGGGCACGGCAACTTCGGCTCTCTCGACGACGGCCCCGCCGCCTCCCGGTACACCGAGGCACGGCTGGCGGCCGCCGCGCTGGCGATGACGGCGGACCTCGGCGAGGACGTCGTCGACTTCGTCCCCAACTACGACAGCCAGCTCACCCAGCCCGCCGTCCTGCCCGCCGCGCTGCCCAACCTGCTGGTCAACGGCGCCACCGGCATCGCCGTCGGGATGGCGACGAACATGCCCCCGCACAACCTGGTGGAGGTGGTCGCCGCCGCCCGGCACCTGATCGCCCACCCGGACGCGACCCTGGCCGACCTGGTCCGCTTCGTCCCCGGGCCCGACCTGCCCGAGGGCGGCAAGATCATCGGGCTCGACGGCGTCCGGGAGGCCTACGCCACCGGCCGGGGGAGCTTCCGGACCCGGGCCACCGCCCGGATCGAGAGCATCACCGCCCGCAAGAAGGGCATCGTCGTCACCGAGCTGCCGTACATGGTCGGCCCGGAGCGGGTGATCGAGAAGATCACCGAGGCGGTCCAGGCCAAGAAGCTCCAGGGGATCAGCAACGTCCAGAACCTCACCGACCGCCACCACGGGCTGCGCCTGGTCATCGAGGTCAAGAACGCCTTCAACCCCGAGGCGGTGCTGGAGCAGCTCTACCGGCACACCCCGCTGGAGGAGTCCTTCGGGATCAACAACGTCGCCCTCGTCGACGGCCAGCCGCGCACCCTCGGGCTGCGCGAGCTCCTCCAGGTCTACGTCGACCACCGCCTCGCCGTCGTCCGCCGGCGCACCGCGCACCGGCTGGACCGGGCCACCGAGCGGGCCCACCTGGTGGCCGGGCTGCTCGTCGCGATCGCCGACATCGACGAGGTCATCGCCGTCATCCGGTCCTCCGACGACGCCGAGGCCGCCCGGGCCCGGCTGATGGCCGTGTTCGACCTGTCCGAGCCGCAGGCCGACTTCATCCTGGCGCTGCGGCTGCGGCGGCTGACCAAGTTCTCCCGGCTGGAGCTGGAGGCCGAGCGGGACGAGCTGGCCCGCCGGATCGAGGAGCTGCGCGCCATCCTGGACTCCGAGGACCGGCTCCGGGAGGTGGTCTCCGGCGAGCTGGCCGACGTCGCCGCCCAGTACGGCACGCCCCGGCGCACCGTCCTGCTCGAGCACGCCGGCGGGCCGGCCGCCCCCGCCGCCGCGGGCGCCCCGGCCCGCCGCTCCGCGGTGCCGCTGGAGGTGCCCGACGAGCCGTGCTGGGTGCTGCTCTCCGGCACCGGGCTGCTGGCCCGGACCGCTGAGGAGCCGGTGCGCACCGGCCCGCGGGCCGCGCACGACGCCGTCACCCACGTCGTGCCGGCCACCACCCGCGGGCAGGTGGCCGTGGTGACCTCCGCCGGCCGGCTGCGCCGCCTGGACGTCCTGGACGCCCCCGGCCTGCCGCCCACCGGGGCGGCGCCGAGCCTGTCCGGCGGGGTCCCGCTGCGCGAGCTGATCGACCTCGAGCCCGGCGAGGAGGTCGTCGGCCTGGCCCGGCTGGACGACGGCGCCGCTCCCCTGGCGCTGGCCACCGCCCAGGGGGTGGTCAAGCGGGTCGGCGGGGACCGCCCCGGGAACCGGGACGCCTGGGAGGTCATCGCGCTGCGGGCCGGGGACCGGGTCGTCGGCGCCGGGCACGCCGCCGACGACGACCGGCTGGTGCTGGTCTCCTCCGACGCCCAGCTGCTCCGCTTCGACGCCGCCGCGGTGCGCCCGCAGGGCCGCGCCGGGCAGGGCGTGGCCGGGATGCGGCTCGCCCCCGGCGCCACCGTCGTGCACCTGGGCGTCGTCGGCGCCGAGCACGTCTCCGCCAGCGTCGTGATCACCGTCGCCGGGACCAGCGGCGCCCTGCCCGGCACCGTGCCGGGCAGCGCCAAGGTCACCCCGCTGGACCGCTACCCGGCCAAGGGCCGGGCGACCGGCGGGGTGCGGGCGCACCGGTTCCTCCGCGGCGAGGACTGCCTGCAGCTGGCCTGGGTGGGCCCGGAGCCGGCGCGCGCGGTGGGCTCGGGCGGGCAGGCGGTGCCGCTGCCGGCGGTGGACGAGCGGCGCGACGGCTCCGGCCAGCCGCTGCCGGCGCCGGTCACCGCGATCGGCTAAGGCGGGTCGGTCTGGACGACGGCGGCTGCCGGCCCGAGCCCGACCGGCCAGCGCCGCTGGCCGCCCCGGTCAGATCTCGATCGAGTACATCGCCGAGGTGCGGGTGGGCTCGTAGCCGAGCTTGGCGTAGAGGCCGACGGCGCCGGTGAGGTTGTCGCTGTCCACGTCGAGGCCGGCGTACTCCATGCCGTCGGCCCGGTAGGCGGCCATGGCCGCCGTGAGCAGCGCGCTGGCCAGTCGTCGGCCCCGCCACTCCGGCAGGACGCCGATGAGGTCGGTGTAGCCCTCGGTCCAGCCCAGGGCCGGCCAGTCCTGCTCGTACCGGGCGGACATCAGGTAGCCGGCGACCTGGGTGCGGTCCGAGCTGCGGTCCAGCGCCACGAAGCTCCACTGCGGGGCGAAGTGGGTGCGGCTCTCCTGCCAGCTCTCCGGGGTGTGCGGCTGGGAGCCCCAGTGGTCGGCGAAGGCCCGGTTGTGTGCGCGGCGCACGGCGTCGTCGAGGTCGGCGCTCCACGGCTCGACGGTCAGCAACCGGTCGAGCTGGACCTCGGGCAGCGGCAGGGAGAGGTCTCGGCGCATCTCGGTGTACCAGCGGCGGGGGGTGAAACCGCGGGAGGTGACCAGGTCCGACAGGGTCGGCATCCCGTCGTCGACGTGGACGACGACGCGGGCGGGCGCGTCCTTGCCGGTGGCGACGAGCAGCTGGCGGCCGCGGGCCACCTGCCAGTCCAGGAGCGCCGACCCCACGCCGCGGCCCCGGGCCACGGGGTCCACCCCGCCGGAGCAGAACGCCCGCAGCAGGGTGGTGTCCCCGGTGCGGACCCGGACGAACCCGAAGGCCCGGAGCACGCCGTCGACGTCCCGGGCGCCGAGAGCCGCCCAGTGGTGGGTGTCCCCGAAGTACTCGGCGAGCTCCTCGTCGGAGGTGCGGTAGGGCGGGTTGTCGGCGTCCTCGATGCGGCTGACGAGCCCGCTCAGGTCGGTGAGGTCGCCGGGGTCGAGCGTGGCGAAGGTCAGCCCGCCGACCGGCGCCGGCAGCGGCAGCGCGGCGGGGGCCTGCGCGCGCACGGCGAGGGGCTGGGCGACGGCCGGGCCAGCGGCGTCGTCGGGGAAGGTGGCGGGGCTAGGCACGGCGTGACCCTACGGCGCGCCCGCGCCCGGACGCCATCTGCGGAGGTCGGACCGCGAGCGGAGCGGTCGACTGCCGCCTGCCGGCCGCCGCCGCCGCCGCCGTGCCGCTGCCGGGTGCCGCCGTCGTGCCGCTGCCGGGCGCCGTCGTCAGGCCGCTGCCGGGCGCCGTCGTCGGAACGCTGCCGGGCGCCGTCAGATCTCCACCGTGTACAGGATCCGCGCGCCGACGCGCTCGTACCCCAGCCGCTCGTAGAACCCGTGCGCGCCGGAGGGGTTGACGGTGTCCACGTCCAGGCCGGCGGAGTCGATCCCGTCCGCCGCGAGGGCCGCGACGACCGCCACGAGCAGGGCGCGGGCGATGCCCTGGCCGCGGTGGTCGCGCCGGACCCCGAGCAGCTCGGTGTACCCCTCGGAGAAGCCGAGGGCCGCCCAGGCGTGCTCGTGGCGGGAGGTCAGGGCGTAGCCGGCCACGCGCCGGTCGGCCGGGGCGTCGAGCAGGACGGCGACCTTGGACCAGCGCGGCTCCAGGTCGCCGCGGACGAGCCGCCAGGTGTCCCCCGTCAGCGGCTCGGACCCCCAGTGGTCGGCGAACGCCTCGTTGTGGACGCGGCGGACCTGCTCGTCCAGGTCGGGCGACCAGTCCACCACCTGCACCCCGGGCGGCGGCGGCGCCGCCGGCAGCGGGGCGTCCACCGGGCGGCGCATCTCCTGGAAGGCCCGCTTGGGGCTGAAGCCCGCGGCCACGTACAGCCGGCGTCGGTCGACCAGGTGCTCGTCGACGTAGGCCGCGAGCCGGGCGGGCAGGTCGCGCCCGTCGGCGGCGAGCAGCTGGCGGGCGCGGGCGTCCTGCCAGTCGAGCAGCGCCCGGCCGATCCCCCGGCCCCGCCACTCCGGGGCGATGGTGGCCACGAGGAAGGCCCGCAGCACCTCGGTGTCCCCCGGCGGCAGGTAGACCACGGCGACGGCCTCGAGGGTCCCCGCGCTGGAGAAGCCGCCGAGGGAGTCGGTGACGAGCGCGGCACCGGGGCGCAGCACCGCGGAGACCTTGGCGGGGTTGAGCTGGGTGACCGGGTGGTCCACCGCCGCGCAGCGCGCCTCCAGCTCGAGCACGGCCGGGGCGTCGGCCGGGGTCAGCGCCCGCCAGCGCAGCCCGAGGTGCGCGGCGGGCGGCTCGGCCACCTCCGGCGCGCGCAGGCGGACGGCTAACGGGGACTGCTCGGGCATGGCGCCGATGCTACCGGCGGGCACCCGGCGGGCGGCCGACGGCGGCGCACAGCGCGAGGCGGGCGGCGAACGGCTGGCGGGACCCGGCCGGCGGCCGACGGCGGCCCGCAGCGCGAGGCGGACGGCGAACGGCTGGCAGCCGCTCCCGGGGCGGCCGGCCGTCCGACGGCGACGGCAACGGCACCGGCCGCCGTCGGCTCAGGCGTCGATCCGGGTCGGGTCCACCTGCTGGGCTCCGGTGACGATGAAGTCCTTGCGGGGCGCGACCTCGTTGCCCATGAGGAGCTCGAAGACCCGCTCGGCCTCCAGCAGCGCCGCCTCGTCCGCCATGGAGATCCGGCGCAGCGTGCGCCGAGTCGGGTCCATGGTGGTCTCGGCGAGCTGGTGGGCGTCCATCTCTCCCAGGCCCTTGTACCGCTGGATCGGCTCCTTGTACCGCTTCCCGGTGCGCTGGAGCTTGGCGAGCAGGTTGCTGAGCTCGGCCTCGGCGTAGGTGTAGATCACCTCGCCCTTGCGCCCGCCGGACCCGGCGATCTCCACCCGGTGCAGCGGCGGCACCGCCGCGTAGACCCGGCCGGCCTCCACCAGCGGGCGCATGTACCGGAAGAACAGGGTGAGCAGCAGGGTGCGGATGTGGGCGCCGTCGACGTCGGCGTCGGTCATCAGCACGACCTTGCCGTACCGGGCCTGCGACAGGTCGAAGGTGCGGCCCGAGCCCGCGCCGACCACCTGGATGATCGAGGCGACCTCCGCGTTCTTCAGGATGTCCCCGGGCGAGGCCTTCTGGACGTTGAGGATCTTCCCGCGGATGGGCAGCAGCGCCTGGAACTCGCTGGACCGGGCCATCCGGGCGGTGCCCAGCGCGCTGTCCCCCTCGACGATGAACAGCTCGGTGCGGTCGATGTCCTCGCTGCGGCAGTCGACCAGCTTGGCCGGCAGCGCGGAGGTCTCCAGGGCGTTCTTGCGCCGGGAGATCTCCTTGTGCATCCGGGCCGAGACCCGGGCCCGCATCTCGCCGACGACCTTCTCCAGCAGCGCCGCGGCCTGGGTCTTCTCGGCCCGCCGGGAGGAGGTGAGCAGCGCGGTGAGCTCGCGCTCGAGGACCCGGGCCACGATGCCGCGGACCGGGGCCGTGCCGAGCACCTCCTTGGTCTGGCCCTCGAACTGCGGCTCGGCGACCCGGACGGTGACGACGGCGGTCAGGCCGGCCAGCACGTCGTCCTTCTCGATCTTGCCCTCCTTGGCGGTCACCTTCAGCCGGCGGGCGTTGGCGTCGACCTGCTTGCGCAGGGTCTTGAGCAGCCCCTGCTCGAAGCCGGCGAGGTGGGTGCCGCCCTTGGGGGTGGCGATGATGTTGACGAAGGACCGCACGGTGGTGTCGTAGCCGATCCCCCACCGCAGCCCGATCTCGACGGCGCAGGTCCGCTCCACCGCCACCGGGCGCAGGTGCCCGTGCCCGTCGAGCTGCTGGACGGTCTCGGTGAAGGTCTCGGTCCCGGCCAGGCGCCAGGTGTCGGTGACGGCGGCGTCGGGGGCGAGGAAGTCGGTGAAGTCCACCACCCCGCCGTCGTGCCGGAACACCTCCTCCACCGGCCCGTCCGCGCCCGCCGTGCCGGGCAGGCGGCGCTCGTCCCGCACCGTCAGGGTCAGGCCGGGGACGAGGAAGGAGGTCTGCCGGGCGCGGTCGACCAGGTCCTCGTAGGAGAACGTGGCGGAGGCGGGGAAGATCTGCCGGTCGGCCCAGTACCGCACCCGGGTGCCGGTCCGGGTCCGGGGCACCTTGCCGACGACGGCGAGCTCGGAGGCCTCGGTGAAGGGCTGGAACGGGGCGTCCGGACCGGCGCCGGCGCTGTCGTCGAACGTCCCCGGCTCGCCGCGGTGGAAGGTCATCCGGTGCGTCTTGCCGTCGCGGTCGACCTCGACGTCGAGCCGCGCGG contains:
- a CDS encoding DNA topoisomerase (ATP-hydrolyzing) subunit A, which gives rise to MARTSTPPPPPAAEHIVDIDVSTEMQGSFLEYAYSVIYSRALPDARDGLKPVQRRILYQMDAMGLRPDRGHVKSARVVGEVMGKLHPHGDAPIYDAMVRMAQPFALRLPLVDGHGNFGSLDDGPAASRYTEARLAAAALAMTADLGEDVVDFVPNYDSQLTQPAVLPAALPNLLVNGATGIAVGMATNMPPHNLVEVVAAARHLIAHPDATLADLVRFVPGPDLPEGGKIIGLDGVREAYATGRGSFRTRATARIESITARKKGIVVTELPYMVGPERVIEKITEAVQAKKLQGISNVQNLTDRHHGLRLVIEVKNAFNPEAVLEQLYRHTPLEESFGINNVALVDGQPRTLGLRELLQVYVDHRLAVVRRRTAHRLDRATERAHLVAGLLVAIADIDEVIAVIRSSDDAEAARARLMAVFDLSEPQADFILALRLRRLTKFSRLELEAERDELARRIEELRAILDSEDRLREVVSGELADVAAQYGTPRRTVLLEHAGGPAAPAAAGAPARRSAVPLEVPDEPCWVLLSGTGLLARTAEEPVRTGPRAAHDAVTHVVPATTRGQVAVVTSAGRLRRLDVLDAPGLPPTGAAPSLSGGVPLRELIDLEPGEEVVGLARLDDGAAPLALATAQGVVKRVGGDRPGNRDAWEVIALRAGDRVVGAGHAADDDRLVLVSSDAQLLRFDAAAVRPQGRAGQGVAGMRLAPGATVVHLGVVGAEHVSASVVITVAGTSGALPGTVPGSAKVTPLDRYPAKGRATGGVRAHRFLRGEDCLQLAWVGPEPARAVGSGGQAVPLPAVDERRDGSGQPLPAPVTAIG
- a CDS encoding type IIA DNA topoisomerase subunit B — protein: MTAATSYTARHLSVLEGLDAVRKRPGMYIGSTDSRGLMHCLWEIIDNAVDEALEGHATSIEILLHADSSVEVRDDGRGIPVDTVPSVGLSGVEVVYTKLHAGGKFGGGSYAASGGLHGVGASVVNALSARLDVEVDRDGKTHRMTFHRGEPGTFDDSAGAGPDAPFQPFTEASELAVVGKVPRTRTGTRVRYWADRQIFPASATFSYEDLVDRARQTSFLVPGLTLTVRDERRLPGTAGADGPVEEVFRHDGGVVDFTDFLAPDAAVTDTWRLAGTETFTETVQQLDGHGHLRPVAVERTCAVEIGLRWGIGYDTTVRSFVNIIATPKGGTHLAGFEQGLLKTLRKQVDANARRLKVTAKEGKIEKDDVLAGLTAVVTVRVAEPQFEGQTKEVLGTAPVRGIVARVLERELTALLTSSRRAEKTQAAALLEKVVGEMRARVSARMHKEISRRKNALETSALPAKLVDCRSEDIDRTELFIVEGDSALGTARMARSSEFQALLPIRGKILNVQKASPGDILKNAEVASIIQVVGAGSGRTFDLSQARYGKVVLMTDADVDGAHIRTLLLTLFFRYMRPLVEAGRVYAAVPPLHRVEIAGSGGRKGEVIYTYAEAELSNLLAKLQRTGKRYKEPIQRYKGLGEMDAHQLAETTMDPTRRTLRRISMADEAALLEAERVFELLMGNEVAPRKDFIVTGAQQVDPTRIDA
- a CDS encoding GNAT family N-acetyltransferase, encoding MPEQSPLAVRLRAPEVAEPPAAHLGLRWRALTPADAPAVLELEARCAAVDHPVTQLNPAKVSAVLRPGAALVTDSLGGFSSAGTLEAVAVVYLPPGDTEVLRAFLVATIAPEWRGRGIGRALLDWQDARARQLLAADGRDLPARLAAYVDEHLVDRRRLYVAAGFSPKRAFQEMRRPVDAPLPAAPPPPGVQVVDWSPDLDEQVRRVHNEAFADHWGSEPLTGDTWRLVRGDLEPRWSKVAVLLDAPADRRVAGYALTSRHEHAWAALGFSEGYTELLGVRRDHRGQGIARALLVAVVAALAADGIDSAGLDVDTVNPSGAHGFYERLGYERVGARILYTVEI
- a CDS encoding GNAT family N-acetyltransferase yields the protein MPSPATFPDDAAGPAVAQPLAVRAQAPAALPLPAPVGGLTFATLDPGDLTDLSGLVSRIEDADNPPYRTSDEELAEYFGDTHHWAALGARDVDGVLRAFGFVRVRTGDTTLLRAFCSGGVDPVARGRGVGSALLDWQVARGRQLLVATGKDAPARVVVHVDDGMPTLSDLVTSRGFTPRRWYTEMRRDLSLPLPEVQLDRLLTVEPWSADLDDAVRRAHNRAFADHWGSQPHTPESWQESRTHFAPQWSFVALDRSSDRTQVAGYLMSARYEQDWPALGWTEGYTDLIGVLPEWRGRRLASALLTAAMAAYRADGMEYAGLDVDSDNLTGAVGLYAKLGYEPTRTSAMYSIEI